A genomic segment from Candidatus Omnitrophota bacterium encodes:
- a CDS encoding response regulator, translating into MARILMVDDDREFAEAGKAVLEAKGHSVSMAHNVKDAELIIDKEAFDIIFLDIMMQEADDGIALAARLKAKGLPTPVIMLSGVSKVTGYDYGSCDEVLPCAGFLEKPVSPEDLINKVNSITGK; encoded by the coding sequence ATGGCCAGGATTTTAATGGTGGATGATGACAGGGAATTTGCCGAAGCGGGCAAGGCTGTGCTTGAGGCAAAAGGGCATAGCGTGTCCATGGCCCATAATGTAAAGGATGCTGAATTGATAATAGACAAAGAGGCTTTTGATATTATATTTCTTGATATTATGATGCAGGAGGCTGATGACGGCATAGCTTTGGCGGCCAGGCTTAAGGCCAAAGGCCTGCCAACGCCCGTAATAATGCTTAGCGGCGTAAGTAAGGTTACCGGATACGATTATGGCAGTTGTGATGAAGTATTGCCTTGCGCCGGATTTCTTGAAAAACCTGTAAGCCCGGAAGACCTTATTAATAAGGTCAATTCAATCACAGGAAAATAA
- a CDS encoding redox-sensing transcriptional repressor Rex, which produces MKEKKIPTGTISRLFAYLREVKALSELNIGKVSSSTIGARLNLSDAQVRKDLGFFGSFGISGAGYNTNELRKALESILRKDQDWNICIAGAGRLGSALMIYPGFAKDGLNIVAVFDINPKKIGKTIAGITIEPMEKMADIAAAKRISIAIITTPARAAQAVADKIIGSGIRCIMNFAPVKLNVPEGVRVEDVDLSRALETLTFFA; this is translated from the coding sequence ATGAAAGAAAAAAAAATTCCCACAGGGACCATATCAAGGTTATTCGCTTACTTAAGAGAAGTCAAGGCCTTATCCGAGCTTAATATAGGCAAGGTGTCGTCATCTACTATAGGCGCAAGGCTTAATCTAAGCGATGCCCAGGTGAGGAAAGATCTGGGTTTTTTCGGCTCCTTTGGCATAAGCGGAGCAGGGTACAATACCAATGAGTTAAGAAAGGCCCTTGAATCCATATTAAGAAAAGACCAGGATTGGAACATATGCATTGCGGGTGCCGGCAGATTGGGTTCCGCATTAATGATATATCCGGGCTTTGCCAAAGACGGGTTGAATATTGTCGCGGTATTTGATATAAACCCGAAAAAAATAGGAAAGACCATAGCCGGTATTACTATTGAGCCTATGGAAAAGATGGCTGATATTGCCGCGGCAAAACGTATATCCATAGCGATAATAACAACGCCTGCCCGCGCGGCGCAGGCGGTTGCCGACAAGATAATCGGATCAGGCATACGCTGTATAATGAATTTTGCTCCTGTAAAACTTAATGTGCCCGAAGGTGTCAGGGTTGAAGATGTGGATCTCTCCCGCGCGCTTGAAACACTTACTTTTTTTGCCTGA
- a CDS encoding N-glycosylase/DNA lyase, producing the protein MSCANIKNLLYEYKIKKAGITARLKSFKRPLPLTPKQAFEELAFCIFTPGSKALNGARAVKKLKAKGLLFTGSRVRIAANINGIVRFHNNKALYLTLARNVFVKKSGSGFKNIFNAANPREARQWLVSNIKGIGYKEASHFLRNVGLGRDLAILDTHILKNLKRLNIIKEIPRSISKKTYLFLEGRMRRFSETVHIPLDELDLLFWSRETGFIFK; encoded by the coding sequence ATGTCTTGTGCCAATATTAAAAACCTTCTATATGAGTATAAGATTAAAAAAGCAGGCATTACCGCGAGGCTAAAGTCTTTTAAGAGGCCTTTGCCTCTTACGCCGAAACAGGCATTTGAAGAGCTCGCGTTTTGTATTTTTACCCCGGGCTCAAAGGCATTAAACGGGGCGCGGGCTGTTAAGAAACTGAAAGCAAAAGGCCTCTTATTTACCGGAAGCAGGGTCCGGATAGCCGCTAATATAAATGGCATTGTAAGGTTTCACAACAATAAGGCTTTATATCTTACTCTGGCAAGGAATGTTTTTGTAAAAAAATCCGGCAGTGGTTTTAAAAATATTTTTAATGCCGCTAATCCCCGCGAGGCAAGGCAGTGGCTGGTTTCCAATATTAAGGGGATAGGGTATAAGGAGGCAAGCCATTTTTTGCGCAATGTCGGCCTTGGCCGGGACCTGGCTATACTTGATACCCATATCCTTAAGAATTTAAAGAGATTAAATATTATAAAAGAAATTCCCCGCTCCATCAGTAAAAAAACCTATTTATTTCTGGAAGGCCGAATGAGGCGGTTTTCCGAAACCGTTCATATACCGCTTGACGAATTAGATCTTTTGTTTTGGTCGCGCGAGACAGGTTTTATCTTTAAGTAA
- a CDS encoding FAD-dependent oxidoreductase, whose protein sequence is MTTYDLIIIGAGPAGITAAIYAARKGMKLLVLGKDIGGQALWASDIENYTGYNIITGAELSDKFRKHIKLYGIDAREDETVQSLAKEGGIFTVKTIKGSYNARAVIAASGKTPKRLDVPGEEEFRNKGVAYCATCDGPIFAGKRVCVVGGGNSAITAAIALSKIAGFVSIINNDELLSGDAILQKALEKAGNVKVYNRAVVRAITGNKFVTGLDITLPHGAEHLPLEGVFIEIGLTPNSGFMENIKKNSEGEIEIDCLCRTSEEGLFAAGDVTNVPEKQIIVAAGEGAKAALSAFRYIVSRFSL, encoded by the coding sequence ATGACCACATATGATCTGATAATAATCGGCGCCGGCCCTGCCGGGATAACGGCGGCCATATACGCGGCCCGCAAGGGGATGAAGCTTTTGGTGCTGGGCAAGGATATAGGCGGCCAGGCATTGTGGGCCTCGGATATAGAGAATTACACAGGATATAATATAATAACAGGGGCCGAATTATCGGATAAGTTTAGAAAACACATAAAGCTTTATGGTATAGACGCCAGAGAAGACGAGACTGTTCAATCTCTTGCCAAAGAAGGCGGTATTTTTACCGTAAAGACCATAAAAGGTTCTTATAATGCCAGGGCCGTGATAGCCGCCTCGGGAAAGACCCCCAAAAGGCTTGATGTGCCTGGTGAAGAAGAGTTCCGGAATAAAGGCGTTGCTTATTGCGCTACCTGCGACGGGCCAATTTTTGCCGGCAAAAGGGTTTGTGTCGTAGGCGGCGGAAATTCCGCTATTACCGCGGCCATAGCGCTTTCAAAGATCGCAGGCTTTGTCAGCATTATTAATAATGATGAATTGCTTTCCGGAGACGCTATTTTGCAAAAGGCGCTTGAAAAAGCCGGAAATGTTAAGGTATATAACAGAGCTGTTGTGCGCGCTATAACCGGCAATAAATTCGTAACAGGCCTGGACATAACATTGCCGCATGGCGCGGAGCATTTGCCTCTTGAAGGCGTATTTATTGAAATCGGGCTTACGCCTAATTCCGGTTTTATGGAAAATATAAAGAAAAACTCCGAGGGCGAAATAGAGATAGACTGTCTTTGCCGGACAAGCGAAGAGGGGTTATTCGCCGCGGGAGACGTAACCAATGTGCCTGAAAAACAGATAATAGTTGCCGCCGGCGAAGGCGCCAAGGCGGCGCTGTCCGCTTTTCGTTATATCGTGAGCCGTTTTAGCCTATAA
- a CDS encoding glutaredoxin domain-containing protein — translation MAQKIMVYSTNTCPHCLRLKAFLKENNIVFDDIDVASDPARADEMIEKSSQMGVPVVDIDGDIIIGFDKAAISSKLGI, via the coding sequence ATGGCGCAAAAAATAATGGTATACAGCACTAATACCTGCCCTCATTGTTTGAGGCTTAAGGCATTCTTAAAAGAGAATAATATAGTTTTTGATGATATAGACGTGGCATCAGACCCTGCTAGGGCGGATGAGATGATTGAAAAAAGTTCTCAAATGGGGGTGCCTGTCGTGGATATAGACGGCGATATTATAATAGGTTTTGACAAAGCCGCGATAAGCAGTAAATTAGGCATATGA
- a CDS encoding ferritin family protein, translated as MDERYSVSDIIEVAVEIEKNGAQFYSGFAKKCKDKAIARFFNDMAEEEKKHEKDFLAILSSIGGYQPCQAYGQEYLYYLNAVAGGYLFKSDDDFRKRVSDIDTVKDAVDFSLGIEKDSILIYEQMKKILPDKDKPVIEMIIDQEKSHVRLIWGIRENLSKGGLYGAKNNGIQH; from the coding sequence ATGGACGAGAGATATTCGGTAAGCGATATTATTGAAGTAGCTGTTGAGATTGAAAAAAACGGCGCCCAATTTTATTCAGGCTTTGCCAAAAAATGCAAAGACAAGGCTATCGCCCGGTTTTTTAACGATATGGCCGAAGAAGAGAAAAAACACGAGAAGGATTTTTTGGCCATACTATCTTCAATAGGCGGTTATCAGCCGTGCCAGGCGTATGGACAGGAATACCTTTATTATCTTAATGCCGTGGCCGGCGGTTATCTGTTTAAATCAGACGATGATTTTAGAAAAAGGGTTTCAGATATAGACACGGTAAAAGACGCGGTTGATTTCAGCCTTGGCATTGAGAAAGACTCTATACTGATTTACGAACAGATGAAAAAGATATTACCCGATAAAGACAAGCCTGTTATAGAGATGATAATAGACCAGGAAAAAAGTCATGTAAGATTAATATGGGGTATAAGGGAAAATTTATCCAAGGGAGGTTTATATGGCGCAAAAAATAATGGTATACAGCACTAA
- a CDS encoding desulfoferrodoxin FeS4 iron-binding domain-containing protein produces the protein MAVENVGEHYVCNICGNEVTVTSVGGGELVCCGQPMEKTGN, from the coding sequence ATGGCGGTTGAAAATGTCGGCGAACACTATGTATGCAATATATGCGGTAATGAAGTTACAGTAACCAGCGTAGGCGGCGGAGAGCTTGTATGCTGCGGCCAGCCTATGGAAAAAACGGGGAATTGA
- a CDS encoding L-lactate dehydrogenase: protein MKALRPKIAIVGCGNVGSAFAFALSINGIAREIALIDNNNDLSRGESMDLNHGASFIKPVLIYHSGYEACRGADIVVITAGARQKPNQTRIDLVQANARIFAEIIPQVIKYAQDALLLIVTNPVDILTYITYKISGFDPSRVIGSGTVLDSSRLRFLIGRHCNIDARNVHAYIVGEHGDTELPLWSHANIAGMVLKEYCPLCKAKCDYGKELDGIFNQVKNAAYEIINAKGATCYAVALALVRIVEAMIRDENSVLPVSALIDDYYGIKDICLSLPCVVNKSGIKKILRLELSDIEQKKLKESSDALKAVLRAVKY from the coding sequence GTGAAGGCGTTGAGGCCAAAAATAGCTATAGTAGGCTGCGGTAATGTCGGTTCGGCATTCGCTTTTGCCTTAAGCATTAACGGTATTGCCCGTGAAATAGCGCTTATTGACAATAATAACGATCTTTCACGGGGCGAATCCATGGATTTAAACCATGGGGCGAGTTTTATAAAGCCTGTCCTTATATATCACAGCGGTTATGAAGCCTGCCGGGGAGCTGATATTGTTGTTATTACAGCGGGCGCAAGGCAGAAACCCAATCAGACCAGGATAGACCTTGTCCAGGCCAATGCGCGTATATTTGCCGAAATCATACCTCAAGTCATAAAATACGCCCAGGACGCGCTCCTTCTTATTGTGACAAATCCGGTTGATATTCTTACCTATATTACCTATAAGATATCCGGGTTTGACCCGTCCAGAGTTATCGGCTCGGGCACGGTTTTAGACAGCTCGCGGTTAAGATTTCTTATAGGCAGGCACTGCAATATAGACGCCAGAAATGTCCATGCCTATATTGTGGGTGAACACGGAGATACTGAATTACCGCTGTGGAGCCATGCTAATATCGCGGGCATGGTCTTGAAGGAATACTGTCCCCTGTGCAAGGCGAAATGCGATTACGGCAAAGAACTTGACGGTATCTTTAATCAGGTCAAAAACGCCGCGTATGAAATAATAAACGCGAAAGGGGCGACATGCTATGCCGTCGCGCTTGCTCTGGTCAGGATCGTTGAGGCAATGATAAGGGATGAGAATTCCGTTCTGCCGGTATCGGCTCTTATTGACGATTATTACGGAATAAAAGATATCTGCTTGAGCCTGCCCTGCGTGGTAAACAAGTCAGGCATAAAGAAAATTCTTCGGCTGGAATTATCGGATATTGAACAAAAAAAGCTGAAGGAATCATCCGACGCTTTAAAGGCTGTTTTAAGGGCCGTTAAATACTGA
- a CDS encoding HAD-IA family hydrolase: protein MANIKMIIFDLDGTLVDSRQDIVEAVNHMLVRLGLKEKSFDEVISCVGNGINELIRACLGKDFASLKDRAFEIYRQYYQKHPADNAYLYPGVLEMLDFFCNKEKAVVTNRNHNSSLLILRKLGIERYFNNIIGDDNTSCLKPSRCQFDRLFKKTSVNDKRRVLMVGDMDIDVLAGKASGIKTCAVTYGIGKRDDIERSAPDFIIDDILQLKEIVD, encoded by the coding sequence ATGGCAAATATTAAAATGATTATATTTGATCTGGACGGAACCTTAGTTGATTCGCGGCAGGATATAGTAGAAGCTGTCAACCATATGCTTGTCCGGCTTGGGCTTAAAGAAAAGTCTTTTGACGAGGTAATTTCCTGCGTAGGAAACGGCATCAATGAGCTTATCAGGGCCTGTTTAGGCAAAGATTTCGCCAGCCTGAAAGACCGCGCCTTTGAAATATACAGGCAGTATTATCAGAAGCATCCGGCAGATAACGCTTATCTTTATCCCGGCGTGCTGGAAATGCTTGATTTTTTTTGCAACAAGGAGAAGGCCGTTGTGACCAACCGGAATCACAACTCTTCATTACTGATACTGCGTAAGCTGGGTATTGAGCGTTATTTTAACAATATTATCGGTGATGATAATACGAGCTGCCTTAAGCCGAGCAGATGCCAATTTGACAGGCTGTTTAAAAAAACAAGCGTTAATGACAAGCGCCGCGTTCTTATGGTGGGAGATATGGATATTGATGTTTTAGCCGGAAAAGCTTCCGGCATAAAGACATGCGCGGTAACATACGGCATAGGAAAAAGAGACGATATAGAACGCTCCGCGCCGGATTTTATAATAGATGATATTTTACAGCTCAAGGAAATTGTGGATTGA
- a CDS encoding FAD-binding oxidoreductase yields MISFDTRVIDVIDRAPGVKSFRFAFSGEFAFRPGQFFFVGIIVNGREAVKHFSFSNSPTETGYIEFTKRLTDSDFSKALAVLKPGDTARIKGPLGNFIYEGIPGKAAFLSGGIGITPIRSILKYIADKGISSDIALFYGNNTKKDIIFKKDLDAMAQSVKNLKIIYTLTSAQAKDLDGWKGRTGFINSDMIREEVPDYAERVFYLCGPPAMVSVLDRMLIDNMSFPKERLIKEGFTGY; encoded by the coding sequence ATGATATCTTTTGATACTCGTGTTATTGATGTGATAGATAGGGCGCCCGGGGTGAAGAGTTTCAGGTTTGCCTTTTCCGGGGAATTCGCGTTCAGGCCGGGGCAATTCTTTTTTGTAGGTATTATTGTAAACGGCAGGGAGGCGGTCAAGCACTTTTCTTTTTCAAATTCCCCGACTGAAACAGGTTATATTGAATTTACAAAACGCCTTACAGACAGTGATTTTTCAAAAGCGCTGGCTGTTCTTAAACCGGGCGATACTGCCAGGATAAAAGGGCCGCTGGGTAATTTTATCTATGAGGGTATTCCTGGCAAGGCGGCCTTTCTTTCGGGAGGTATCGGCATAACCCCTATCAGGAGCATACTCAAATATATCGCAGATAAGGGCATATCCTCGGATATCGCCCTTTTCTACGGAAATAATACCAAAAAAGATATTATATTTAAAAAAGACCTTGATGCCATGGCGCAGAGCGTAAAGAACCTGAAGATAATATATACTCTTACTTCTGCCCAGGCCAAAGACCTTGACGGGTGGAAAGGCAGGACGGGTTTTATAAACAGCGATATGATACGAGAAGAGGTGCCTGATTATGCCGAAAGGGTTTTTTACCTGTGCGGCCCGCCGGCAATGGTATCTGTCCTGGACCGGATGCTTATTGACAATATGTCTTTTCCGAAAGAGCGCCTGATAAAAGAGGGCTTTACGGGTTATTGA
- a CDS encoding desulfoferrodoxin family protein has product MKGHVCKVCKYIAFDSAPEKCPVCGAAKAAFTEDMSAMRSSGETPGQAELEKKHIPVIAVEKKCGLVPEGCLDIHARLGQVQHPMEAAHYIIHIDFYVDKKFVSRVHFMPEIPNPAACLHLKRPGAKVEVVALCNIHGAWFNEART; this is encoded by the coding sequence ATGAAAGGGCATGTCTGCAAGGTTTGCAAGTATATAGCTTTTGACTCGGCGCCCGAAAAATGCCCCGTATGCGGCGCCGCTAAGGCAGCGTTTACAGAAGATATGTCTGCTATGCGTTCATCAGGAGAAACGCCCGGCCAGGCAGAGCTTGAAAAAAAGCATATACCCGTGATTGCCGTGGAAAAGAAATGCGGCCTTGTTCCCGAAGGATGCCTGGATATACATGCCAGGCTGGGCCAGGTTCAACACCCGATGGAAGCCGCTCATTATATTATTCATATTGATTTTTATGTGGATAAGAAATTTGTTTCACGCGTGCATTTCATGCCGGAGATACCCAACCCCGCCGCCTGCCTGCACCTCAAAAGGCCGGGGGCAAAGGTAGAGGTAGTGGCTTTATGCAATATACACGGTGCCTGGTTTAATGAAGCCCGGACATAG
- a CDS encoding rubrerythrin family protein, protein MKSVKGTETEKNLLASFAGESQARNRYTYFAGIAKKAGYEQIAAIFLETAENEKEHAKRFFKYLEGGDVRIQAVYPAGIIGDTVQNLTAAADGENEEWTKLYKDAEATARKEGFGEIADQFKEIAEVEEEHEKRYRKLLKNVKENTVFRKPNTVRWKCRNCGYVHEGKEAPDKCPACLHPQAYYELLCENY, encoded by the coding sequence ATGAAAAGCGTTAAGGGCACGGAAACTGAAAAAAACCTATTGGCTTCATTTGCCGGAGAATCGCAGGCCAGAAACCGTTATACGTATTTTGCCGGCATAGCGAAAAAAGCCGGCTATGAACAGATAGCGGCCATATTCCTGGAAACGGCTGAAAACGAGAAAGAGCACGCCAAAAGATTTTTTAAATATTTGGAAGGCGGCGATGTCCGGATACAGGCCGTATATCCGGCAGGGATTATCGGGGATACTGTCCAGAATCTTACGGCCGCCGCGGACGGCGAAAACGAGGAATGGACAAAACTTTACAAGGATGCTGAAGCAACGGCGCGCAAAGAAGGATTTGGAGAGATAGCCGACCAGTTTAAAGAGATAGCGGAGGTTGAGGAAGAGCATGAAAAAAGATACCGCAAACTGCTTAAAAACGTGAAAGAAAATACGGTTTTCCGCAAGCCCAATACGGTCAGATGGAAATGCCGTAACTGCGGTTATGTGCATGAGGGCAAAGAGGCGCCGGATAAATGCCCCGCCTGCCTGCACCCCCAGGCGTATTATGAGCTGCTTTGCGAAAATTATTAA
- a CDS encoding pyridoxamine 5'-phosphate oxidase family protein translates to MRISDDIIHFLNKQNYTVVSTIGRDGYAHNSCKGIVTIDPRGYIQLLDLYKQSTYKNLKRNPVISLTAVDEHKFIGYSLKGRARIVDKEDIQQDMLLAWNRKITSRLSGRLIRNIKGDRGHSSHPEAILPEPEYIIYMRVEKIVDLTPRDILKQGIKRKEN, encoded by the coding sequence ATGCGCATAAGCGATGATATTATCCATTTTTTGAATAAACAGAATTACACCGTGGTATCTACCATCGGCAGGGATGGTTATGCGCATAATTCCTGTAAAGGCATAGTTACCATTGACCCGCGCGGATATATACAACTTTTAGATCTCTATAAACAGTCAACCTATAAGAACTTAAAGAGGAACCCGGTTATCAGCCTTACGGCTGTTGATGAGCATAAGTTTATCGGATATTCTTTAAAAGGCCGGGCCAGGATAGTGGATAAAGAGGACATACAGCAGGATATGCTTTTGGCCTGGAACAGGAAGATAACCTCAAGGTTGTCCGGCAGACTGATAAGGAATATAAAAGGAGACAGGGGGCACAGCAGCCACCCTGAAGCCATTTTGCCTGAACCGGAATATATAATATATATGCGCGTGGAAAAGATCGTTGACCTTACTCCGCGTGATATTTTAAAACAAGGTATAAAAAGAAAGGAGAACTAA
- a CDS encoding NifU family protein produces MLENNVREAINKIRPALQADGGDVELVSVSDDGTVKVRLKGACAGCPMSQMTLKQGIESQLKKQIPAVSRVVSV; encoded by the coding sequence ATGCTTGAAAATAATGTTAGAGAGGCTATTAACAAAATCAGGCCGGCACTGCAGGCTGATGGCGGGGATGTGGAACTTGTCAGCGTCAGCGACGATGGGACGGTAAAGGTAAGATTAAAGGGCGCCTGCGCCGGATGCCCTATGAGCCAGATGACGTTGAAGCAGGGCATTGAGAGCCAACTGAAGAAGCAGATACCCGCGGTCAGCCGGGTCGTGTCGGTTTAA
- a CDS encoding iron-sulfur cluster assembly scaffold protein has protein sequence MDKPVEWVYTDIVKDHFANPRNVLSDEASYKEDGKGIVGNIKCGDQMMMAIKVDKRGIITDCKWKTFGCASAIASTSILSEKVKGMKVEDAYNISPKDIAAELGGLPEHKIHCSVLGDKALRAAIDDYYKRKGMPNKIKRNNEQIICQCMNVTDKEIENAVKEGARTYSALQEKTKSGTVCGKCKDRVISLLEEYSGRHYK, from the coding sequence ATGGATAAACCAGTGGAGTGGGTCTATACGGATATCGTAAAAGATCATTTTGCCAATCCAAGGAATGTGTTATCAGACGAGGCCTCGTATAAGGAAGACGGCAAAGGCATTGTCGGCAATATAAAATGCGGCGATCAGATGATGATGGCAATAAAAGTTGATAAGAGAGGCATTATCACTGATTGCAAGTGGAAAACATTTGGCTGTGCCAGCGCCATAGCTTCCACGTCCATTTTATCGGAAAAAGTAAAAGGCATGAAGGTTGAGGACGCGTATAATATATCGCCCAAAGATATCGCGGCCGAGCTTGGCGGCCTGCCTGAACACAAGATACATTGCTCTGTTCTCGGAGACAAGGCCCTTCGCGCGGCGATAGATGATTATTATAAAAGAAAAGGCATGCCTAATAAGATTAAAAGAAATAATGAGCAAATAATATGCCAGTGTATGAATGTTACGGATAAAGAAATAGAAAATGCAGTTAAGGAAGGAGCGCGTACATATTCAGCCTTGCAGGAAAAAACAAAATCAGGCACTGTATGCGGCAAGTGCAAAGACCGTGTTATAAGCCTTCTGGAAGAATATTCCGGCAGGCATTATAAGTAG
- a CDS encoding cysteine desulfurase family protein, which translates to MKDRNVYLDNNATTPLHPEVKKAISGLFDIYGNASSLHFFGRQAKSAIETARADMASFINADPDEIIFVGSGSEANNTVLNMLSCCSALCSSKYGGKRQIIVSDIEHPCVIETSKCMGQKGMTVARAGVQRSGKIDIGRLKDMINENTVLVSIMMANNEIGTIQDIKSISDITHRNGALLHTDAVQAVGKLPVDVKELGVDFLSFSAHKIYGPKGIGALYARSKAPFCPFIRGGHQEKGRRAGTENTIGIIGMAAAIACRRNEMAQEARRLTRLKQRLKDFIKDNIDDISFNGHPEDCLPGTLNVSFKAAEGEAVMLYLDMEGIAVSTGSACASGSLEPSHVLLAIGMEAEDAHGAIRFSLGRETTDEDIDYVIERLPAVIKKVRGMSSSYFKKG; encoded by the coding sequence ATGAAAGACAGAAACGTGTATCTTGATAATAACGCGACGACCCCGCTTCATCCTGAAGTTAAAAAAGCTATCAGCGGGCTGTTTGATATCTATGGCAATGCCTCAAGCCTTCATTTTTTCGGCAGGCAGGCAAAATCCGCCATAGAGACGGCAAGGGCCGATATGGCCTCGTTTATCAATGCCGATCCGGATGAAATTATATTTGTCGGCAGCGGTTCGGAAGCAAATAATACTGTATTAAATATGCTTTCATGCTGTTCCGCCCTATGCTCCTCCAAATACGGCGGAAAGCGCCAGATTATCGTATCCGATATAGAACATCCTTGCGTTATTGAGACATCTAAGTGCATGGGGCAAAAAGGGATGACGGTGGCCAGGGCCGGAGTCCAGCGCTCCGGTAAGATTGATATTGGCCGTTTGAAGGATATGATAAATGAAAATACCGTGCTTGTTTCAATAATGATGGCAAACAATGAAATAGGGACTATCCAGGATATAAAAAGCATATCTGATATAACGCATCGCAACGGCGCATTACTGCATACAGACGCTGTTCAGGCCGTAGGTAAACTGCCCGTTGACGTGAAAGAGCTCGGGGTTGATTTTTTATCTTTTTCCGCGCATAAAATTTATGGGCCCAAAGGTATAGGCGCTTTATATGCCAGATCAAAAGCGCCCTTCTGCCCTTTTATACGCGGCGGGCATCAGGAGAAAGGCCGCAGGGCGGGCACGGAAAACACTATCGGCATAATAGGCATGGCGGCCGCAATTGCCTGCAGGAGGAATGAGATGGCGCAAGAGGCGCGCCGCCTTACGCGGTTAAAGCAAAGGCTAAAAGATTTTATAAAAGATAATATAGATGATATAAGTTTTAACGGCCATCCCGAGGATTGCCTTCCGGGCACATTGAACGTTTCGTTTAAGGCGGCTGAAGGAGAAGCGGTAATGCTCTATCTTGACATGGAAGGCATAGCCGTTTCCACAGGTTCAGCCTGCGCTTCCGGCTCGCTAGAGCCTTCGCATGTGCTTTTGGCAATAGGCATGGAGGCTGAAGATGCCCATGGAGCTATACGTTTCAGCCTGGGCAGAGAGACTACAGACGAAGATATTGATTATGTGATAGAAAGGCTTCCCGCTGTTATTAAAAAGGTGCGGGGCATGTCATCATCTTATTTTAAAAAAGGATAA
- a CDS encoding Rrf2 family transcriptional regulator, which yields MKISSRLDYALSCAIILADRYEQGKPTPVGLISKRESIEYDYVEQLLRALRRAGIVKSARGSKGGYVLSRRPADITAMDIVLAVEKSVLQLVCERPRARRKDCSHFDDCKVRGLWLGLRSVIGDYLKLYTLKGLLLLRRKEKAFKK from the coding sequence GTGAAGATAAGTTCTCGTTTGGATTACGCTTTATCATGCGCTATTATACTGGCGGACAGGTATGAGCAGGGTAAGCCTACCCCTGTGGGCCTTATTTCCAAGAGAGAGAGTATAGAGTACGATTACGTTGAACAATTACTGCGCGCGTTAAGACGAGCCGGGATAGTAAAAAGCGCCCGCGGATCAAAAGGAGGTTATGTGCTTTCCAGGCGGCCCGCGGACATCACGGCAATGGATATCGTATTGGCAGTAGAAAAAAGCGTTTTACAACTTGTCTGTGAACGGCCCAGGGCCAGGCGAAAAGACTGCTCCCATTTTGATGATTGCAAGGTCAGGGGGCTATGGCTCGGGCTTAGGTCTGTTATCGGGGATTACCTTAAACTCTACACGCTAAAAGGGCTTTTGCTTTTGCGCAGAAAGGAAAAGGCGTTTAAAAAATGA